In Geminocystis sp. NIES-3708, a single window of DNA contains:
- a CDS encoding nuclear transport factor 2 family protein, protein MESKPPFPPFTLETALQKVQMAENAWNTKDPEKVALAYTIDSQWRNRSEFVNGRDEIKAFLTRKWQQELDYRLKKELWCFTDNRIAVRFEYEWHDQSNQWFRSYGNEMWEFAENGLMKFRYASINDVLIIESERKFLWKRD, encoded by the coding sequence ATGGAATCGAAACCACCTTTTCCCCCTTTTACCTTAGAAACCGCCTTACAAAAAGTGCAAATGGCTGAAAATGCTTGGAATACAAAAGATCCTGAAAAAGTCGCTTTAGCTTATACGATAGATTCTCAATGGCGTAATCGCTCCGAGTTTGTCAATGGTAGGGATGAAATTAAAGCATTTTTAACTCGTAAATGGCAACAAGAGCTTGATTATCGCTTAAAAAAAGAGTTATGGTGTTTTACGGATAATCGCATCGCCGTCAGATTTGAGTATGAATGGCATGATCAGTCTAATCAATGGTTTCGCTCTTATGGTAATGAAATGTGGGAATTTGCTGAAAATGGCTTAATGAAGTTTCGTTACGCTAGTATTAATGATGTTTTGATTATAGAATCAGAGCGTAAATTTCTTTGGAAAAGAGATTAA
- a CDS encoding 4-hydroxy-3-methylbut-2-enyl diphosphate reductase produces MDTKTFKRNLQQSDNYHRKGFGHQEEVTATLNQEYQSSLIQTIRQNNYQITKGDVTIRLAEAFGFCWGVERAVAMAYETRTHFPTEKIWITNEIIHNPSVNQRLKEMNVDFIPVNGELKDFSVVNSNEVVILPAFGASVDEMQLLNDKKCTIVDTTCPWVSKVWNSVEKHKKRNYTSIIHGKYKHEETVATSSFAGTYLVVLNMTEAEYVADYILNGGDRTEFLTKFKNAYSEGFNPDTDLEKVGVANQTTMLKSETEAIGKLFEQTMLKKYPPTELNEHFMSFNTICDATQERQDAMLDLVKEKLDLIVVIGGFNSSNTTHLQEISVEYNIPSYHIDSDKRIYLDNKIEHKPLETDLEIKENWLPEGKITVGVTSGASTPDKVVENVIEKIFALKS; encoded by the coding sequence ATGGATACTAAAACTTTTAAACGTAATCTGCAACAGTCAGACAATTATCACCGCAAAGGATTTGGACATCAAGAAGAAGTCACGGCAACCCTAAATCAAGAATATCAAAGTAGTCTAATTCAAACTATTCGTCAAAATAACTATCAAATTACTAAAGGTGATGTGACTATTCGTCTCGCTGAAGCCTTCGGTTTTTGTTGGGGTGTAGAAAGGGCGGTAGCGATGGCTTATGAAACTCGTACTCATTTTCCTACAGAAAAAATCTGGATTACCAATGAAATTATCCACAACCCTTCTGTCAATCAACGGTTAAAAGAGATGAATGTGGATTTTATTCCCGTCAATGGTGAGTTAAAAGATTTTTCTGTGGTTAACAGTAATGAAGTCGTTATTTTACCAGCTTTTGGTGCTAGTGTTGATGAAATGCAGTTACTTAACGATAAAAAATGCACTATTGTTGATACTACTTGTCCTTGGGTATCTAAAGTTTGGAATTCCGTTGAAAAGCACAAAAAACGCAATTACACTTCTATTATTCACGGTAAGTATAAACATGAAGAAACCGTTGCTACAAGCTCTTTTGCTGGTACTTATTTAGTAGTTTTAAACATGACTGAAGCTGAATATGTCGCTGATTATATCTTAAATGGAGGCGATCGCACAGAGTTTTTAACTAAATTTAAAAATGCTTATTCAGAAGGATTTAACCCAGATACCGATTTAGAAAAAGTCGGAGTTGCGAATCAAACTACCATGTTAAAAAGTGAAACCGAAGCCATTGGGAAATTATTTGAGCAAACAATGCTGAAAAAGTATCCCCCAACAGAATTAAACGAACATTTTATGAGTTTTAATACCATCTGTGATGCTACCCAAGAAAGACAAGATGCAATGTTAGATTTAGTCAAAGAAAAACTAGATTTAATAGTCGTCATCGGCGGTTTTAACTCCTCTAACACTACCCATTTACAAGAAATCTCTGTAGAATATAACATTCCTTCTTATCATATTGATAGTGATAAAAGAATTTATTTAGATAACAAAATTGAACATAAACCCCTCGAAACTGATTTAGAAATTAAAGAGAATTGGCTACCTGAAGGAAAAATTACCGTTGGGGTAACTTCTGGTGCATCAACTCCTGATAAAGTAGTAGAGAATGTTATTGAGAAAATTTTTGCCCTTAAATCTTAA
- the lipA gene encoding lipoyl synthase, which yields MTQTISSESSLINLPSWLRSPIGKASEISKVQKIVKQRQIHTICEEGRCPNRGECYSQGTATFLLMGPTCTRSCAFCQVDKGHSPMALDEDEPKKIAEAVNLLQLKYVVLTSVARDDLTDGGASWFVKVMNAIRLINPQTQIEVLTPDFGTGKDALNQQRESVKTIVEAKPACYNHNLETVARLQNSVRRGAKYDRSLRVLAIVKELNSTISTKSGLMLGLGETKAEIINTLEDLRNINCDRLTLGQYMRPSLAHLPVEKYWTPAEFDELGKIAYSLGFSHVRSSPLVRSSYHAGIE from the coding sequence ATGACTCAAACTATTTCTTCTGAATCTTCATTGATTAATCTTCCTTCGTGGTTAAGATCACCCATTGGTAAAGCCTCAGAAATTTCTAAAGTGCAAAAAATTGTCAAACAGCGTCAAATTCATACTATTTGTGAAGAAGGGCGTTGCCCAAATCGAGGAGAATGCTATAGTCAAGGTACTGCAACTTTTCTACTAATGGGTCCGACTTGCACTCGCAGTTGTGCATTTTGTCAAGTGGATAAAGGACATTCTCCGATGGCTTTAGATGAAGATGAACCGAAAAAAATCGCCGAAGCCGTTAATTTATTACAATTAAAATATGTAGTTTTAACCTCCGTAGCAAGGGATGACTTAACCGATGGTGGTGCAAGTTGGTTTGTGAAGGTTATGAATGCTATTCGTTTGATAAATCCTCAGACACAAATTGAGGTATTAACTCCTGATTTCGGTACTGGAAAAGATGCCCTCAATCAACAAAGAGAAAGTGTTAAAACCATAGTTGAGGCTAAACCTGCCTGTTATAATCACAACTTAGAAACCGTTGCCAGATTACAAAATTCTGTAAGACGAGGGGCAAAATATGATCGCTCATTGCGAGTTTTAGCTATCGTTAAAGAATTAAATTCTACTATTTCCACCAAATCAGGGTTAATGTTAGGCTTAGGAGAAACTAAAGCAGAAATTATTAATACCCTTGAAGACTTAAGAAATATTAATTGCGATCGCCTAACTTTAGGTCAATATATGCGTCCATCATTGGCACATTTACCCGTTGAAAAATATTGGACTCCTGCGGAATTTGACGAGTTGGGAAAAATAGCTTATTCATTAGGATTTAGTCATGTACGTAGTAGCCCTTTAGTACGTAGTTCCTATCATGCTGGGATTGAATAG
- a CDS encoding response regulator yields the protein MANHKILVIDDSMVIRRTVKDMLPPGKFDVVEAKDGLQGMELIHSSNPNLIMLDFFLPKMSGWEVYQEIQKNPGLRAIPLLLMSGRKDEVTDKIPEPFEFFSFLEKPFDQKQLIQGIRDSMEKSKKLAHLTDSSATSAKITQGGTMSNAEIEQLQARVATLESEMAQMKKQVNQLVSFIKKKLQ from the coding sequence GTGGCAAATCACAAAATTTTAGTTATTGATGACAGTATGGTCATTAGAAGAACTGTAAAGGATATGTTGCCGCCGGGTAAATTTGATGTGGTGGAAGCAAAAGACGGACTTCAAGGCATGGAATTAATACATAGTAGTAATCCCAACTTAATTATGTTGGATTTCTTTCTACCGAAAATGAGTGGATGGGAAGTTTATCAAGAAATACAAAAAAATCCGGGCTTAAGAGCAATTCCATTACTCTTAATGTCTGGAAGAAAGGATGAAGTAACAGACAAAATACCCGAACCTTTTGAATTTTTCTCTTTCTTAGAAAAACCCTTTGATCAAAAACAGTTGATTCAAGGTATCCGTGATTCCATGGAAAAATCTAAGAAATTAGCTCACTTAACTGATAGTAGTGCAACATCAGCAAAAATTACTCAAGGTGGCACGATGAGTAATGCAGAAATTGAGCAGTTACAAGCTAGAGTTGCGACTTTAGAATCAGAAATGGCACAGATGAAAAAACAAGTTAATCAGTTAGTATCATTTATCAAGAAAAAATTACAGTAA
- a CDS encoding AI-2E family transporter, with amino-acid sequence MMNFAKWISFSFVIICIYILWQIKQMLLLALTALVLALTLNILVKKLIDLGLKRIYGILLSILTLFAIIILFFLILVPSLISQFQELFTLVPKGINKLILELDNFKYYISPDFSDSLPDLQEILVQLQPIFSNLYKKGFNFIFGFFGVLLSSLLLLALTLMILVDPLPYKQGFIRLFPSFYRTRINVILHQTKIQLEEWLADTFIKITSVIILTFLCLLILQVPLVSAQALLAGILAFIPYIGPTISVISPMAIAFLYSPWIPWLILIFYITIYQVTDKIIIPKLRQNRVVLIPANVIIGEVIFANFLGLLGLFLALPLIIISQILIKEILIKDIFDHWQIK; translated from the coding sequence ATGATGAACTTTGCTAAATGGATTAGTTTTAGTTTTGTTATAATTTGTATATATATTCTCTGGCAAATAAAACAGATGTTATTATTAGCTTTAACAGCCCTTGTTTTAGCTTTAACATTAAATATTTTAGTAAAAAAATTGATAGATTTAGGTTTAAAAAGAATTTACGGAATTTTACTATCTATTTTAACTTTATTTGCCATAATCATTTTATTTTTCTTAATATTAGTTCCTTCTCTTATTTCTCAGTTTCAAGAATTATTTACTCTTGTCCCTAAAGGAATTAACAAATTGATTTTAGAATTAGATAATTTTAAATATTATATTTCCCCTGATTTTAGCGATTCTTTACCAGATCTTCAAGAAATTTTAGTACAATTACAGCCTATATTTAGTAATTTATACAAAAAAGGGTTTAATTTTATTTTTGGTTTTTTTGGTGTTTTATTAAGTAGCCTATTATTACTAGCTTTAACTTTAATGATTCTTGTTGATCCATTACCTTATAAACAAGGCTTTATTCGCTTATTTCCTAGTTTTTATAGAACTCGTATTAATGTTATTTTACATCAAACTAAAATACAATTAGAAGAATGGTTAGCAGATACATTTATCAAAATAACTAGCGTAATTATTTTAACTTTTTTATGTTTATTAATTCTTCAAGTTCCCCTCGTATCAGCTCAAGCATTATTAGCAGGAATTTTAGCTTTTATTCCTTATATTGGTCCAACTATTAGCGTTATTTCTCCTATGGCGATCGCCTTTCTTTACTCTCCATGGATACCTTGGCTAATTTTGATTTTTTATATCACGATTTATCAAGTGACAGATAAAATAATCATTCCCAAACTAAGACAAAATAGAGTAGTTTTAATTCCTGCAAATGTTATCATCGGAGAGGTTATTTTTGCTAACTTTTTAGGATTATTAGGACTATTTTTGGCCTTGCCATTAATAATTATTTCCCAAATTTTAATTAAAGAAATTTTAATCAAAGATATTTTTGATCATTGGCAAATAAAATAA
- a CDS encoding TonB family protein, which yields MVTTTSSKTLSLQTEKIIKEINWPLLTSISIHGLFFTLIFPQWNPEINSNGKIGDSGNTPVVELNTIEQTRLPDLNPRNSFNWDSISTIPPTDNSLPPLSAINIPTPPSSSNAEFFLPSFDSGAMANLPSPPSLPPSTNFSPINESYSVNLPNPTDLPPPPSLNENAIATLPSAVNYDIPRANFETPTTGKVIDINADPDQDQQAQIRQKLFSNSEIQITANPRDIINGRIPPTYSQIDENGNVTILPPSEVRPNFGNVSIKLQKQQENTSDEDARKNYVAWAKSVETVTPQQLTLLGIYPKEACVGKLEGTATYGVSVSPSGGVINSQLIKSSGYPLLNDQALKQIRSRNFANDSGANQPYHVYVNFNYNSQICPSLSISNVGETSPANPSTTTDVNIPPVNNNNIQQIKTPSANPEKETRENKINTVSTPKSPQIRQSSPETKPVTIQESSQTSDLKLPVENKLETPANNIKLEAELEVKPSPTKTEISEPQTGESKLQ from the coding sequence ATGGTAACAACAACGAGTTCTAAAACACTATCATTACAGACTGAGAAGATTATTAAAGAAATAAACTGGCCTTTATTAACATCTATCAGTATTCATGGTTTATTTTTTACCCTGATTTTTCCTCAATGGAATCCTGAAATTAATTCTAACGGGAAAATTGGTGACTCAGGAAACACTCCAGTCGTCGAACTGAACACAATAGAACAAACTCGCTTACCGGATTTAAACCCTCGCAATTCTTTTAACTGGGATAGTATTAGCACAATTCCTCCTACAGATAATTCATTACCTCCTCTTTCAGCTATTAATATCCCTACTCCACCATCGTCTAGCAACGCTGAATTTTTCTTACCCAGTTTTGACAGTGGTGCAATGGCAAATTTACCCTCACCTCCTTCTTTGCCGCCATCAACGAATTTTTCTCCCATTAACGAATCTTATAGTGTTAATCTTCCCAATCCAACGGATTTACCACCGCCACCATCTCTGAATGAGAATGCCATAGCTACATTACCTTCTGCCGTTAACTATGATATTCCTCGTGCCAACTTTGAGACTCCCACCACTGGTAAAGTAATAGACATAAATGCAGATCCAGATCAAGATCAACAAGCACAAATTAGACAAAAATTATTTTCTAATTCCGAGATACAAATAACGGCTAATCCCAGAGATATTATCAATGGAAGGATTCCTCCAACTTATAGTCAAATAGATGAAAATGGTAATGTCACCATTCTTCCTCCCTCAGAAGTTCGTCCAAATTTTGGCAATGTATCAATTAAGTTACAAAAACAGCAAGAAAATACTAGCGATGAAGATGCTCGAAAAAATTATGTAGCTTGGGCTAAATCCGTTGAAACTGTCACTCCACAACAATTAACGTTATTAGGAATATATCCGAAAGAAGCTTGTGTTGGAAAGTTAGAAGGTACTGCTACCTATGGGGTAAGCGTTAGCCCTAGTGGAGGAGTTATTAACAGTCAACTTATTAAGAGTTCGGGTTATCCTTTACTCAATGATCAAGCCCTAAAACAGATTAGATCTCGTAACTTTGCTAATGATAGTGGTGCTAATCAACCTTATCACGTTTATGTGAATTTTAATTATAATTCGCAAATTTGTCCTTCTTTATCTATTTCTAATGTGGGTGAAACTTCTCCTGCAAATCCTTCGACAACAACTGATGTAAATATTCCTCCTGTGAATAATAATAATATACAGCAGATAAAAACTCCTTCTGCAAATCCTGAAAAAGAAACACGGGAAAATAAAATTAATACAGTTTCTACTCCTAAATCACCACAAATACGTCAGTCTTCTCCTGAAACAAAGCCCGTGACAATACAAGAAAGTTCTCAAACTTCAGATCTAAAATTACCAGTAGAAAATAAATTAGAAACCCCAGCTAATAATATCAAACTTGAAGCTGAATTAGAAGTTAAACCTTCACCAACAAAAACTGAGATTTCAGAACCACAAACTGGAGAATCTAAGTTACAATAA
- a CDS encoding PilZ domain-containing protein, with the protein MMTKINEQRILNRTPIVCKIFDCEGKFLGFSFDLSLSGIQVIIDKNFPFQSPFKIFLNYQKEEEIINSDLIVNIEPVWRFSPNEELEQIGGKIIKVDNPKNFEKLVSSSVVNAQKKN; encoded by the coding sequence ATGATGACGAAAATTAATGAGCAAAGAATTTTAAATCGCACTCCTATAGTGTGTAAAATTTTTGATTGTGAAGGTAAATTTCTTGGTTTTAGTTTTGATCTAAGTCTTTCTGGAATACAAGTAATTATAGATAAAAATTTTCCTTTTCAATCACCTTTTAAAATTTTTTTAAATTATCAAAAAGAGGAAGAAATTATCAACTCAGATCTTATTGTTAATATAGAGCCAGTGTGGCGATTTTCTCCCAATGAAGAATTAGAACAAATTGGAGGAAAAATTATCAAGGTAGATAATCCTAAGAATTTTGAAAAATTAGTCAGTTCTTCTGTAGTGAATGCTCAAAAAAAGAATTAA
- the lgt gene encoding prolipoprotein diacylglyceryl transferase, translated as MINFFAFQFQSPGPILFEMGFISLRWYGFLIASAVVIGVIIAQKLGEYRNINPDLISDLVIWLVIGAIPAARIYYVLFEWENYAQHPQDIIAIWQGGIAIHGAIIGGVIAALIFSKINHQSFWELTDVIAPSLILGQAIGRWGNFFNSEAFGIPTNVPWKLYIPPQNRPFEYIDFNYFHPTFLYESLWNIGVFILLISIFFWNIKHNNNLKNGTISLVYLIAYSLGRVWIEGFRTDSLMVGFLRIAQIVSLSAITFGIFGLIWLYIFKKSLPDTKV; from the coding sequence ATGATAAATTTTTTTGCTTTTCAATTTCAATCCCCAGGTCCTATTTTATTTGAAATGGGCTTCATTAGTTTAAGATGGTATGGATTTTTAATTGCTTCAGCAGTAGTAATAGGTGTTATTATTGCTCAAAAATTAGGAGAATATCGTAATATTAACCCTGATTTAATTAGTGATTTAGTTATCTGGTTAGTTATCGGTGCTATTCCCGCCGCTAGAATTTATTATGTCTTATTTGAGTGGGAAAATTATGCTCAACATCCTCAAGATATAATTGCAATTTGGCAGGGAGGAATTGCTATTCATGGTGCTATTATTGGTGGTGTTATTGCCGCTTTAATTTTTAGTAAGATAAACCATCAATCTTTTTGGGAATTAACTGATGTTATTGCTCCGTCTTTAATTTTAGGACAAGCTATTGGTAGATGGGGTAATTTTTTTAATTCCGAAGCCTTTGGTATTCCCACAAATGTTCCTTGGAAATTATATATTCCACCACAAAATCGTCCTTTTGAATATATAGATTTTAACTATTTTCATCCTACTTTTTTATATGAATCTTTGTGGAATATAGGAGTTTTTATTTTATTAATTAGTATTTTTTTCTGGAATATTAAACATAATAATAATCTCAAAAATGGTACTATTTCTTTAGTATATTTAATTGCTTATAGTCTTGGTAGAGTTTGGATTGAAGGTTTTAGAACTGATAGTTTAATGGTTGGATTTTTACGTATAGCTCAAATTGTAAGCTTAAGTGCTATTACTTTTGGAATATTTGGCTTAATCTGGTTATATATTTTCAAAAAATCTTTACCTGATACTAAAGTTTAA
- a CDS encoding NAD(P)/FAD-dependent oxidoreductase: MTDYFDVIIVGGGAAGFFGAINCAIHNPSLTVTILEATNQLLAKVKISGGGRCNVTHHCFNPSELVNNYPRGGKELRGAFSRFQPQDTIKWFESRGVKLKTEADGRIFPVTDDSQTIIDCLVKTAQELGIKILTQTPVKEINKTEFGFNLTLKSGKILTSKSILIATGSNALGYEWAKKLGHSIQSPTPSLFTFKIKDIRLDNLAGISVNNVHLQLSVKQGKKLEQKGSLLITHWGLSGPAILKLSAWGARVLYENKYNLPLIINWLPEYNLESIKQELLNIKESILKQKVINYNQFNIPKRLWQSFVNYSLTNVDKIWAEITKKEMEKLAIELTKGEFIIQGKGMFKDEFVTCGGITLKEVDFKTMMSRVCPNLYFAGEILDIDGVTGGFNFQNAWTTGYLAGISIKNDKVE; the protein is encoded by the coding sequence ATGACAGATTATTTTGATGTTATCATTGTCGGCGGCGGTGCAGCTGGTTTTTTCGGGGCGATTAATTGTGCTATACATAATCCTAGTCTTACGGTGACAATTTTAGAAGCGACAAATCAATTATTAGCAAAAGTAAAAATTTCTGGGGGTGGCAGATGTAATGTTACTCATCATTGTTTTAACCCCAGTGAGTTGGTGAATAATTATCCTCGTGGGGGCAAAGAATTAAGAGGTGCTTTTTCTCGATTTCAACCTCAAGATACGATTAAATGGTTTGAAAGTCGGGGAGTGAAATTAAAAACCGAAGCCGATGGTAGAATTTTTCCTGTTACCGATGATTCTCAAACGATTATTGATTGTTTAGTAAAAACTGCCCAAGAATTGGGGATAAAAATCTTAACTCAAACTCCTGTTAAAGAAATTAATAAAACAGAATTTGGTTTTAATTTAACTCTTAAATCAGGTAAAATTTTAACCAGTAAATCTATTTTAATTGCCACGGGAAGTAATGCTTTAGGTTATGAATGGGCAAAAAAATTAGGGCATTCTATACAATCTCCAACACCTTCTTTATTTACTTTTAAAATTAAAGATATTCGCTTAGATAATTTAGCAGGAATTAGCGTTAATAATGTTCATTTACAACTGAGTGTTAAACAAGGAAAAAAACTAGAGCAAAAGGGATCATTATTAATAACTCATTGGGGATTAAGTGGTCCTGCGATATTAAAATTATCAGCATGGGGTGCTAGAGTTTTATACGAAAATAAATATAATTTACCTTTAATTATTAATTGGCTGCCTGAATATAACTTAGAGTCTATCAAACAAGAATTATTGAACATAAAAGAATCAATATTAAAACAAAAAGTTATTAATTATAATCAATTTAATATTCCGAAAAGATTATGGCAAAGCTTTGTTAATTATAGTTTAACTAATGTTGATAAAATTTGGGCTGAAATAACTAAAAAAGAAATGGAAAAATTAGCCATAGAATTGACTAAAGGAGAATTTATTATTCAAGGTAAAGGAATGTTTAAAGATGAATTTGTGACTTGTGGAGGAATTACGTTAAAAGAGGTTGATTTTAAGACAATGATGAGTAGAGTTTGTCCTAATTTATATTTTGCTGGAGAGATTTTAGACATTGACGGAGTAACAGGAGGATTCAATTTTCAAAATGCTTGGACTACTGGTTATTTAGCTGGTATTTCAATAAAAAATGATAAAGTAGAGTGA
- a CDS encoding type II toxin-antitoxin system HicA family toxin, which yields MKVKDVLKRLKKDGWYQVRMRGSHRFLAHLQKKGIVVVPGKLSNDIPIGTLNVIWKQAQLEDEI from the coding sequence ATGAAAGTTAAAGACGTGCTAAAACGATTAAAAAAAGATGGATGGTATCAAGTGAGAATGCGTGGGAGTCATCGATTTTTAGCTCATCTTCAAAAAAAAGGTATTGTAGTAGTTCCGGGTAAACTAAGTAATGATATACCGATTGGAACATTAAACGTTATTTGGAAACAAGCACAATTAGAAGACGAAATATGA
- a CDS encoding type II toxin-antitoxin system HicB family antitoxin: MKQYVVIYEKGETNWGAIVPDLPGCVSIGDTFEQVQENIKEAISVYLEVLVERGETIPQPQTQVGFVEIAA; encoded by the coding sequence ATGAAACAATATGTAGTAATCTATGAAAAAGGAGAGACAAATTGGGGAGCGATTGTACCCGACTTACCCGGTTGTGTGAGTATTGGGGATACTTTTGAACAAGTTCAAGAAAATATCAAAGAAGCCATCTCTGTTTACTTAGAAGTTTTGGTAGAAAGAGGAGAAACAATCCCTCAACCTCAAACTCAAGTAGGATTTGTGGAAATAGCGGCTTAA
- a CDS encoding ABC transporter ATP-binding protein encodes MLSIQNLTKFYGKKKVLNDFNLQINAGEIYGLLGVNGAGKTTTINLICGLLTHDSGEILINNNKLTQKSKYILGVAPQENLLYSQLSCEKNLAFFGKIYGLKGTQLKSAIYESLKAVNLLDKKNETVANLSGGMQRRLNIALALVHHPLLLILDEPTTGLDIESRYEIWQLILSLKQEGITILLTTHLLDEAEKLCDRIGIMKEGKIIVEGSLNQLKKIIPAKELILIESEEEEKVILKGEKLGFSHRYYQGELVFFMDKSFQLSEIINLFEGINITSITKKNINLEYIYLEATKQLQINN; translated from the coding sequence ATGTTAAGTATTCAAAATCTAACTAAATTTTACGGCAAAAAAAAGGTTTTAAATGATTTTAATTTACAGATTAATGCTGGAGAAATTTATGGTTTATTAGGGGTAAATGGGGCTGGAAAAACCACTACTATTAATCTTATTTGTGGTTTATTAACTCATGATTCAGGAGAGATACTTATTAATAATAATAAATTAACTCAAAAATCTAAGTATATATTAGGAGTTGCACCTCAAGAAAATTTACTTTATAGTCAGCTTAGTTGTGAAAAAAATTTAGCTTTTTTTGGCAAGATTTATGGCTTAAAAGGCACTCAATTAAAATCTGCTATTTATGAGAGTTTAAAAGCAGTTAATTTATTAGATAAAAAAAACGAAACTGTCGCCAATTTAAGCGGTGGAATGCAACGAAGATTGAATATTGCCCTCGCTTTAGTACATCATCCTTTATTACTGATTTTAGATGAGCCTACCACGGGTTTAGATATCGAATCTCGTTACGAAATTTGGCAGTTAATTCTTAGTTTAAAACAAGAAGGAATTACTATTTTATTAACAACTCATTTACTGGATGAGGCTGAAAAGTTATGCGATCGCATTGGTATAATGAAAGAGGGGAAAATTATCGTTGAGGGTAGTTTAAATCAATTAAAAAAAATAATTCCTGCAAAAGAGCTTATCTTAATTGAAAGTGAAGAGGAGGAAAAAGTAATTTTAAAAGGAGAAAAACTAGGTTTTAGTCATCGTTATTATCAAGGAGAATTAGTTTTTTTTATGGATAAATCTTTTCAATTAAGTGAAATTATTAATCTTTTTGAAGGAATTAATATAACGTCTATTACGAAAAAAAATATTAACTTAGAATATATCTATTTAGAAGCAACAAAACAATTACAAATCAATAATTAA